In one window of bacterium DNA:
- a CDS encoding T9SS type A sorting domain-containing protein translates to MHLIRYSFSALLLTVLPLLSAYAQGRAGIALEYDSTTSFHVSAGERIMFSLHAINELGNTVENWDQVGGAVLLTAEGSHAMTDSSTQSWNARPRAYTWLELKAGDVLLDVDSVTWNGNIPRLHYKVPASVFSAGYAPLAFTQSGADAAITLSITPTMPFLHQVSPTISVSLGALENYLVEITSQTWDRPDNVFLKRRYEAVVTPRDAYMNIRYDNGNDVMFTARFDDEFDAAHTGADPVFTSPTFVEGPTNVFIVSTVARPDSGVGNRPERQWLGVYSIADTAVKGRSTPYAVLNHPPNPFALVSPPDGTSIELGSSKNEEIFQWELAQPVDPCTDVRISRFDPSLVMSDKVVYEITFVDAQSLTHAQQFSSENNGLYHFWYATHKELHDYAVAASGNPDVLDYDIIWSVKATDGLYTTASDSTKAGKAGRLIKLNLRNYFNDTNPVEPTPSAELFTLHQNYPNPFTAQTTISLSMKQAGNVQLHVFNLLGEEVAQLYEGQLPVGTRNFTFNAEGLPAGVYTCVLESTAGRSTRRMLLR, encoded by the coding sequence ATGCATCTGATTCGATACTCCTTTTCAGCACTGCTTCTGACAGTGCTTCCCCTGTTATCCGCATACGCGCAGGGACGCGCGGGCATTGCGCTGGAATATGATTCCACAACCTCATTCCATGTTTCCGCGGGTGAGCGCATCATGTTCTCGCTGCATGCGATCAACGAGCTGGGGAATACCGTTGAAAACTGGGATCAGGTCGGCGGGGCCGTACTGCTGACCGCTGAGGGCTCCCATGCAATGACAGACAGCAGCACGCAGTCCTGGAATGCGCGTCCCCGTGCCTACACCTGGCTGGAACTGAAGGCGGGGGATGTGCTGCTCGATGTGGATTCCGTTACATGGAATGGAAATATCCCGCGGCTTCACTACAAGGTGCCCGCCTCTGTTTTTTCCGCGGGATACGCGCCGCTTGCCTTCACGCAGAGTGGAGCGGATGCGGCCATCACATTGTCCATTACCCCGACAATGCCATTTCTCCACCAGGTATCCCCGACGATTTCCGTCTCTCTCGGTGCACTCGAGAATTATCTCGTCGAGATCACGAGTCAGACCTGGGACCGGCCGGACAACGTGTTTCTCAAGCGCCGCTATGAGGCTGTGGTGACACCGCGGGACGCGTACATGAACATTCGCTACGACAATGGAAATGATGTGATGTTCACTGCGCGCTTCGACGACGAGTTCGATGCTGCGCACACCGGAGCTGATCCGGTATTCACCTCCCCGACATTTGTGGAGGGTCCAACGAATGTGTTCATCGTCTCGACCGTCGCGCGGCCGGATTCTGGTGTAGGAAACAGACCCGAACGCCAGTGGCTCGGTGTGTACAGCATCGCGGACACAGCGGTGAAAGGACGCAGCACGCCCTACGCTGTCCTCAATCATCCACCCAACCCTTTCGCTCTCGTTTCACCGCCGGATGGTACGTCGATTGAACTTGGCAGCTCGAAGAATGAGGAAATATTCCAGTGGGAACTGGCGCAGCCGGTCGATCCCTGCACGGATGTCCGTATTTCCCGCTTTGATCCGAGTCTTGTCATGTCGGATAAAGTCGTCTACGAAATCACGTTCGTGGATGCGCAGTCCCTTACCCATGCGCAGCAATTCAGCAGCGAGAACAATGGGCTGTACCATTTCTGGTATGCAACGCACAAGGAACTGCATGATTATGCCGTTGCCGCGAGCGGGAATCCCGATGTTCTGGACTACGATATTATCTGGTCGGTCAAGGCGACCGACGGACTGTATACGACGGCTTCCGATTCGACCAAGGCAGGCAAAGCCGGCAGACTCATCAAACTGAATCTGCGAAATTACTTCAATGACACGAATCCGGTCGAACCCACACCCTCGGCCGAACTGTTCACGCTTCATCAGAACTACCCGAATCCCTTCACCGCGCAGACAACCATCTCGCTCTCGATGAAGCAGGCGGGAAATGTGCAGCTGCACGTCTTCAATCTGCTGGGCGAGGAAGTGGCGCAGCTCTACGAGGGACAGCTGCCTGTCGGAACGCGGAACTTCACATTCAATGCTGAGGGATTGCCGGCGGGCGTGTACACCTGTGTGCTGGAGTCCACTGCAGGACGCAGCACGCGCAGGATGCTGCTGCGGTGA
- the nhaA gene encoding Na+/H+ antiporter NhaA: MGKHPVSSDEHALPKEKIDKVIDPIIRFMHIESASGVVLVAATVIAIVLANSGFADAFLGLWKTYGGIVIGEFTLKMSLQHWINDLLMAVFFFVIGLEVKREIVSGELSDMRRASLPIFAAIGGMVVPAAVYLFFQAGEPGADGWGIPMATDIAFVVGVIALLGPRIPRGLRVLLLSLAIADDIGAILVIAIGYTENLNLASLLWGAVFIGVFLGMMKLGIKNVAVYTVVALIVWYFVYKSGIHATIAGVIIGLLTPTSKWVSDNRLAGIVQSTLGWIRGEEWESSEQRYHMLRQVERASRKAISPLQRFETDLHPWVSYFIMPVFALANAGVAIQLSSFADPVAVAVALGLLIGKPVGIVLLSFIAVKIGLARLPEGVTWSMVVGGGFLAGIGFTMALFIAGLALEGIMLDAAKIGIIAGSFVSAIIGAVILLMSTKKPEEAAG, translated from the coding sequence ATGGGAAAGCATCCTGTCAGCAGTGATGAACACGCGCTGCCGAAAGAAAAAATCGACAAGGTGATCGATCCGATCATCCGCTTCATGCATATCGAATCCGCCAGTGGAGTGGTACTGGTCGCCGCCACGGTGATTGCCATCGTTCTGGCCAACTCCGGTTTCGCCGACGCGTTTCTTGGTCTCTGGAAAACCTATGGCGGCATCGTCATAGGGGAATTCACGCTGAAGATGTCGCTGCAGCACTGGATCAACGATCTGCTGATGGCGGTGTTTTTCTTTGTGATCGGACTGGAAGTGAAGCGGGAGATCGTCTCCGGCGAACTCAGTGATATGCGTCGTGCCTCCCTGCCGATATTCGCCGCCATTGGTGGAATGGTTGTGCCCGCGGCGGTGTACCTGTTCTTCCAGGCTGGCGAACCGGGAGCAGATGGCTGGGGCATTCCCATGGCCACGGATATTGCGTTCGTGGTGGGTGTCATTGCCCTGCTGGGACCGCGCATTCCCCGCGGACTCCGTGTGCTTCTGCTTTCCCTTGCCATTGCCGACGACATCGGCGCTATCCTTGTCATCGCCATAGGCTATACGGAGAACCTGAATCTCGCTTCCCTGCTCTGGGGCGCGGTGTTCATCGGTGTTTTCCTCGGCATGATGAAGCTCGGCATCAAGAACGTCGCGGTCTATACCGTGGTCGCATTGATCGTGTGGTACTTTGTATATAAATCCGGCATTCATGCCACGATTGCCGGTGTGATTATCGGACTGCTGACGCCGACATCGAAGTGGGTCAGCGACAACCGTCTCGCCGGCATTGTGCAGAGTACACTCGGCTGGATTCGGGGTGAGGAATGGGAGTCGAGCGAGCAGCGCTACCACATGCTGCGACAGGTGGAACGTGCATCACGCAAGGCCATCTCTCCGCTGCAGCGCTTCGAGACGGACCTCCACCCCTGGGTCAGCTATTTCATCATGCCCGTGTTCGCCCTCGCCAACGCCGGCGTGGCCATTCAGCTGAGCAGCTTCGCGGATCCCGTGGCCGTGGCCGTGGCACTCGGACTGCTCATCGGCAAGCCGGTGGGTATTGTGCTGCTGAGTTTTATCGCGGTGAAAATAGGGCTCGCGCGTTTGCCTGAAGGCGTGACCTGGTCCATGGTCGTCGGTGGCGGTTTTCTCGCCGGTATCGGTTTCACCATGGCGCTCTTCATTGCAGGACTCGCACTCGAGGGTATCATGCTCGACGCGGCAAAGATCGGCATCATCGCCGGCTCTTTCGTCAGTGCCATCATCGGCGCCGTCATCCTGCTGATGTCGACGAAAAAGCCCGAGGAAGCAGCAGGCTGA
- a CDS encoding VWA domain-containing protein, whose protein sequence is MNTGKFLLLCLMVCGLALISPPGTQAQQRTLGPVLKIHTDPFLFDTVRCRARRCIPITFENIGDTTLTVHNHERLRRPFYTRIDTPVVLEPGEMVTFDLCYNPIEYSRDSQYVKLRADTRLPLSIAMVHDVSSSMYLELPDGKRRYEAAHDAGFEFIGNLLDTLDIEDEAAIYTYDYYQDFELKQWWTTDTASLRAAIPGRPLGTATCTYDALSRVIDSIAQREKMRVIIILTDGEDSGAICGAASVSSVIQKARDNNVRIYAITIGNINRQPLIDIVNATDGKEFNATQSTDLVAIYRQIAVDISKNVELDIFMKAEAVGPRIEFTPSAWAFDSVQVGETDCQPVQVRNGGNSWLHTDSVRALFSSPYSIAGLDMDSIAPYQTVPAMVCFTPLLPLHYDTPIPYFPSPCEVFADTLRGSGNSFLLPRVPRKLPLLSMGDVPSDFDTTFCLTTECTSLELMNNSDTTVTIHSLDSIPPPFTGSLATPFSLPPGEQQSITICYRPPDAPRSDTLRLAFTADARVPQQLALLFDGGEEMQTEFMPGLDRMLASVAGASDFIDGLLFDSSFTDAVAVASFDSAGVFAWNGKFLSDEDTIRSMLPDSAHSEVSCVYSAVESMIQGFDAAGEGPRNLLLFTAGEDAGTAACGPTLPADVQTLALDREVRIHCVQLGDADSTALMQLATATGGSYLRPSTLLDLIVGLREVELLLSKNVRFERSIIARGVTPMLSVARDTLDFGSVLAGGVASSRKRTLLFSNMGDAPMHLSLDPAQSPFLVGKWEDNAILPAKSDSLEIEFNPTQPGVFMDSIRLWHDGCGQEPVIVYLLGRVVQGDATAWDFPAAVRKPASLQFDTLLCGGEQCLDVIFQAADTGGTRIRFLNALPPPFYAQTPLDSIVLEEGTNAKRTICYRPEDTGSDQAWLAYETRTRPSLSTVFVLPTDPSVVDTLAEGLTFQTVSMEARRRFAETILSHPGQGDVAAVMSFDQFNATTLLEFSAYKDDLLSTEPDASAQVPGNLFVALNQAMDYAATGAGMQPVVFAVVNDANEMDAGSAALLSSRAKSEHVQLAIAATGREGYDALAPTMSDMRFDSCFTLAALQSFIRETIAQTVTYVSDSVLLSGNSEAAVLDVEPQIVNCGEVRVGETSCCPMYLYNHGNADLKILDIINPGGPPPTVPEDPIGAGQSIAVNVCITPTQLRQGSTEILVVYDGCGRDTVRVNYVYQGTDTLIVGIDAVVRGMPGSVVRIPVMIEGNLPASYNIRSGEIALTYDKTMLHPLEENIAGEGTLLSNLAGSSVSFMNQIYPAEHRSNTIYTFQTAAELELSGNSGVLFSPPFLVLHGSAMETEVKVVSAFFADGVPHAMSGNSGTFIADSLGFHQQRLINADERINAKIVGTYPNPFNASVTIAFALREAADVRLAVYDALGRELRVLEDGARDAGLHRVRFDAQALPTGMYFYRLESGGAVLTGSMLYLK, encoded by the coding sequence ATGAATACGGGGAAGTTTCTGCTTCTGTGTCTCATGGTCTGTGGTCTCGCTCTGATTTCTCCACCCGGCACGCAGGCGCAGCAGCGAACACTGGGGCCGGTGCTGAAAATCCATACGGATCCATTCCTCTTCGACACGGTGCGCTGCCGCGCACGGCGTTGTATTCCCATCACATTTGAAAACATCGGTGACACGACGCTCACGGTACACAATCACGAGCGTCTGCGTCGTCCGTTTTACACGCGCATCGATACGCCTGTCGTCCTCGAACCCGGCGAGATGGTGACCTTCGATCTTTGCTACAATCCCATCGAATATTCGAGGGACAGTCAGTACGTGAAGCTGCGGGCGGATACGCGTCTGCCTCTTTCGATCGCCATGGTGCATGATGTGAGCAGCAGCATGTATCTCGAGCTGCCGGACGGCAAACGCCGCTACGAAGCGGCGCATGACGCGGGCTTCGAGTTCATCGGCAACCTGCTCGATACGCTCGATATCGAGGATGAAGCGGCGATTTACACCTACGATTATTACCAGGATTTCGAGCTGAAGCAGTGGTGGACCACAGACACCGCTTCCCTGCGCGCGGCCATTCCGGGTCGTCCCCTCGGCACCGCGACCTGCACATACGACGCGCTGTCACGTGTCATCGACTCGATAGCGCAGCGTGAGAAAATGCGTGTCATCATCATTCTGACCGATGGGGAGGACAGCGGTGCGATCTGTGGGGCGGCGTCGGTCAGTTCCGTGATACAGAAAGCGCGCGACAACAATGTGCGCATCTATGCCATCACCATCGGGAATATCAACCGGCAGCCGCTCATCGACATCGTGAATGCGACGGATGGAAAGGAATTCAACGCGACGCAGTCGACCGATCTGGTGGCCATATATCGACAGATTGCGGTGGATATCAGTAAGAACGTGGAGCTGGATATTTTCATGAAGGCGGAAGCCGTTGGTCCGCGCATCGAATTCACGCCCTCCGCCTGGGCGTTCGACAGTGTGCAGGTCGGGGAGACGGACTGCCAGCCCGTGCAGGTACGCAATGGCGGGAATTCGTGGCTGCACACGGACTCCGTCCGTGCGCTTTTCTCCTCGCCGTATTCGATTGCGGGACTCGACATGGATTCCATTGCGCCGTATCAGACCGTGCCGGCGATGGTGTGCTTCACGCCGCTCCTTCCGCTGCACTATGACACGCCCATCCCGTATTTCCCGTCGCCCTGCGAGGTATTTGCGGACACGCTTCGTGGCAGCGGCAACAGCTTCCTGTTGCCCCGTGTTCCAAGGAAACTGCCATTGCTTTCGATGGGCGATGTGCCTTCGGATTTCGATACAACCTTCTGCCTGACGACAGAATGCACGTCGCTGGAGCTGATGAACAACAGCGATACCACGGTGACAATACACAGCCTCGACAGCATCCCACCCCCGTTCACCGGCAGTCTGGCGACCCCGTTCTCACTACCGCCGGGAGAACAACAGTCGATTACGATCTGCTATCGTCCCCCCGACGCCCCGCGATCGGATACGCTGCGGCTTGCCTTCACCGCGGACGCCCGCGTTCCCCAGCAGCTCGCGCTGCTGTTCGACGGAGGTGAGGAGATGCAGACGGAATTCATGCCCGGACTCGATCGCATGCTTGCGTCCGTTGCCGGGGCGAGTGATTTCATTGACGGACTCCTTTTCGATTCATCCTTCACCGACGCGGTGGCTGTCGCCAGTTTCGACAGCGCCGGAGTGTTCGCGTGGAACGGGAAATTTCTCAGTGACGAAGACACGATTCGCAGCATGCTGCCCGACTCCGCGCACAGCGAGGTCAGCTGTGTGTATTCCGCCGTCGAGAGTATGATACAGGGATTCGATGCGGCCGGGGAAGGTCCGCGAAATCTTCTGCTGTTCACGGCCGGAGAGGATGCGGGCACCGCGGCCTGTGGTCCCACACTCCCTGCGGATGTGCAGACGCTTGCGCTTGACCGCGAGGTGCGCATTCACTGCGTGCAGCTGGGCGATGCCGATTCCACCGCGCTCATGCAGCTCGCGACGGCCACGGGGGGCAGCTACCTGCGTCCTTCAACCCTGCTCGATCTTATTGTCGGACTCCGTGAGGTCGAACTGCTGCTGAGTAAAAACGTACGCTTCGAGCGCAGCATCATCGCACGCGGGGTCACACCGATGCTTTCCGTCGCACGGGATACACTGGATTTCGGGAGCGTGCTCGCCGGCGGGGTTGCTTCCTCACGTAAACGGACGCTGCTTTTCTCCAACATGGGTGATGCCCCGATGCACCTGAGCCTTGATCCAGCGCAGAGTCCTTTCCTGGTCGGCAAATGGGAGGACAATGCGATTCTGCCCGCGAAAAGCGATTCGCTGGAAATCGAATTCAATCCGACTCAGCCGGGCGTTTTCATGGACTCTATACGTCTGTGGCATGACGGTTGCGGACAGGAACCGGTGATTGTATATCTGCTCGGACGCGTGGTGCAGGGTGATGCGACGGCATGGGATTTCCCCGCTGCTGTGCGGAAACCTGCATCATTGCAATTCGACACCCTGCTCTGTGGCGGGGAACAGTGCCTCGATGTGATTTTCCAGGCGGCCGATACGGGAGGAACACGCATTCGCTTCCTCAATGCGCTGCCGCCACCATTTTATGCGCAGACGCCGCTCGATTCGATAGTGCTCGAGGAAGGAACAAATGCGAAGCGCACGATATGCTATCGTCCCGAAGACACCGGCAGTGATCAGGCATGGCTGGCGTATGAAACACGCACGCGTCCCTCGCTTTCGACGGTATTCGTGCTGCCGACCGATCCGTCTGTCGTAGATACCCTTGCGGAGGGACTCACCTTCCAGACAGTCTCCATGGAAGCACGGCGGAGATTCGCCGAGACGATACTTTCCCATCCCGGACAGGGGGATGTGGCTGCGGTCATGTCTTTCGACCAGTTCAACGCCACAACGCTGCTGGAGTTCAGCGCCTACAAAGATGATCTGCTTTCTACGGAGCCTGATGCGAGTGCGCAGGTCCCTGGCAATCTCTTTGTCGCGCTCAACCAGGCGATGGATTATGCCGCGACCGGCGCGGGTATGCAGCCCGTTGTATTCGCAGTGGTCAATGACGCGAACGAGATGGATGCGGGGAGCGCAGCGCTGCTCTCGAGCAGGGCGAAATCCGAACATGTGCAGCTCGCCATCGCAGCGACGGGCAGGGAGGGATACGATGCGCTTGCTCCGACCATGAGTGATATGCGTTTCGACTCCTGTTTCACGCTGGCTGCGCTGCAGTCGTTCATCCGCGAAACCATTGCGCAGACCGTCACCTACGTCAGCGACAGCGTGCTGCTCAGCGGAAACTCCGAAGCCGCGGTGCTGGATGTCGAGCCGCAGATTGTGAACTGCGGTGAGGTGCGCGTCGGTGAAACGAGCTGTTGTCCGATGTACCTCTACAATCATGGCAATGCGGATTTGAAGATTCTTGATATCATCAATCCCGGCGGCCCCCCGCCCACCGTGCCCGAGGACCCCATCGGTGCGGGACAGTCCATCGCCGTCAACGTATGCATCACTCCCACGCAGCTGCGGCAGGGAAGTACGGAAATTCTCGTCGTCTATGACGGTTGTGGACGCGACACGGTTCGCGTCAACTACGTGTATCAGGGTACGGACACACTCATCGTCGGCATTGACGCCGTGGTTCGCGGCATGCCGGGATCGGTGGTGCGCATCCCGGTCATGATCGAAGGCAATCTGCCTGCGTCGTACAACATTCGAAGCGGAGAGATTGCGTTGACGTATGACAAGACCATGCTGCATCCACTTGAAGAAAACATCGCTGGAGAAGGAACGCTGCTCTCAAATCTGGCCGGAAGCTCTGTTTCCTTTATGAACCAGATATACCCCGCGGAGCACAGGTCCAATACCATCTACACATTCCAGACTGCAGCGGAACTGGAATTATCCGGCAACAGCGGCGTGCTGTTCTCCCCGCCCTTCCTCGTGCTGCATGGATCCGCCATGGAGACGGAAGTGAAAGTGGTCTCCGCATTTTTCGCGGATGGAGTACCGCATGCCATGTCTGGAAATTCGGGCACCTTCATTGCCGACAGCCTGGGCTTCCATCAGCAGCGGCTTATCAATGCGGATGAGCGCATCAATGCGAAGATCGTCGGCACATACCCGAATCCCTTCAACGCGTCGGTGACCATCGCCTTCGCATTGCGTGAGGCGGCGGATGTGCGTCTGGCGGTGTATGACGCACTGGGACGCGAGCTGCGAGTGCTCGAGGATGGCGCGCGCGACGCGGGATTGCACCGTGTGCGTTTTGATGCACAGGCGCTTCCCACGGGAATGTATTTCTACCGACTCGAATCCGGCGGCGCGGTGCTGACCGGTTCCATGCTGTATCTGAAGTGA
- a CDS encoding T9SS type A sorting domain-containing protein yields the protein MKATRLTHTLVLFFLTSFFAQNAVAQNDWLPAWINKPPSPAQIGHPNRWMIPPLSYTGIAYDKWRDVLYVVHPDSSSSGATAPQYPRIYAWKASDGTPAMDVGRSAFPLVSGQGGELPVPLDTIASDNGFSRNRSFEFNRWSLYKIDLDDEGRIFACNLVVPLWDICILLPNAQCDPAYMNQGPFRIWRWDTPKANPRLVYATLNNSATAIGDKTSSEMTYARWGDAIDVIGKRSMYTPPSGPPYLVDSTRIYVCGGSYPTQPNWNAEVDVILADSRPELSRPDADVGNYKLEYRLAVRLLNMASGLAAHGVAATAVSLQHEVWMDGNPTLTTAALCVQHPTNPWPQTYHQLAVDDRYLSTLLTGPAGPIRYFELPEYGRKFLVVADGEPTGGLANVPNDNTTARIIDVTTPGSESILWTPTPKLGTNKLENNAAADNWIADVDYKLEYFSEQENPSAPGLHITLFVLMSNNGIAAYHSRSAFPVELTTLTAALEGKQVQLRWEVATESNNHGFEVQRSFNAGADWEVIGFVPGRGNSNAWKEYRFADAVTSTHRDVGLVRYRLRQVDNDGSETYSPTVDVRIDAPTGIALAQNYPNPFNPVTTISYQLPATGHVTLRLYNNLGEFVGTLVDGIRNAGMHYERISAADLPSGNYIYELNADGHTLRKTLTVMR from the coding sequence ATGAAAGCAACGCGACTGACGCATACACTTGTCCTGTTTTTCCTGACATCTTTTTTCGCGCAGAATGCGGTGGCACAGAACGACTGGCTGCCGGCATGGATAAACAAACCCCCTTCTCCCGCCCAGATCGGCCATCCCAACAGATGGATGATTCCCCCGCTGTCCTACACCGGTATCGCCTATGACAAATGGCGTGACGTTCTTTACGTGGTACATCCCGACAGCAGCTCTTCCGGTGCCACTGCGCCGCAATACCCGCGCATCTATGCCTGGAAAGCGTCTGATGGAACTCCCGCGATGGATGTCGGACGCTCGGCGTTTCCGTTGGTCAGCGGACAGGGAGGTGAACTGCCCGTGCCGCTCGATACCATCGCATCGGACAACGGATTTTCCCGGAATCGCAGTTTCGAATTCAATCGCTGGTCCCTGTATAAAATTGATCTCGATGACGAAGGACGCATCTTTGCCTGCAACCTTGTCGTCCCGCTGTGGGATATCTGCATTCTGCTGCCCAATGCGCAGTGCGATCCCGCATATATGAATCAGGGGCCCTTCCGCATCTGGCGTTGGGATACGCCCAAGGCGAATCCGCGTCTCGTGTACGCCACGCTGAACAACAGCGCCACGGCGATAGGGGATAAGACCAGCAGTGAAATGACCTATGCCCGCTGGGGAGACGCTATTGATGTCATCGGCAAGCGCTCGATGTACACGCCACCCAGCGGTCCACCATACCTGGTCGACAGCACCCGGATCTACGTCTGCGGCGGATCCTACCCGACACAACCGAACTGGAATGCGGAAGTCGACGTGATACTGGCGGATTCCCGGCCGGAGCTTTCGCGTCCCGACGCCGATGTAGGGAATTACAAGCTGGAGTACAGGCTTGCGGTGCGGCTGCTCAACATGGCGTCAGGACTCGCAGCCCATGGCGTCGCAGCAACGGCGGTATCACTGCAGCACGAGGTATGGATGGATGGAAATCCGACATTGACCACCGCTGCACTCTGCGTGCAGCACCCGACCAATCCCTGGCCGCAGACGTATCATCAGCTGGCAGTAGATGATCGTTATCTGAGCACCTTGCTCACCGGTCCGGCCGGACCCATCCGCTATTTCGAATTGCCCGAGTATGGAAGAAAATTTCTCGTGGTTGCGGATGGCGAGCCGACAGGTGGACTGGCAAACGTCCCGAACGACAATACCACTGCACGCATCATCGATGTTACCACGCCCGGCTCTGAAAGTATTCTCTGGACGCCGACGCCCAAACTCGGGACAAACAAACTCGAGAACAATGCCGCGGCGGATAACTGGATCGCCGACGTCGACTACAAGCTGGAATATTTCTCGGAGCAGGAGAATCCCTCCGCTCCCGGTCTGCACATCACACTGTTCGTTCTCATGTCCAACAACGGCATCGCTGCCTATCACTCACGCAGTGCCTTCCCCGTGGAACTGACCACACTCACAGCAGCGCTCGAGGGCAAGCAGGTACAGCTTCGCTGGGAAGTGGCCACCGAGAGCAACAACCATGGCTTCGAGGTGCAGCGCAGCTTCAATGCGGGAGCGGATTGGGAAGTGATCGGTTTTGTTCCGGGAAGGGGAAACAGCAACGCCTGGAAGGAATACCGCTTTGCCGATGCCGTCACCAGCACCCATCGCGATGTGGGACTCGTGCGCTATCGCCTGCGCCAGGTCGACAATGACGGAAGTGAAACGTATTCACCCACCGTCGATGTGCGCATCGACGCTCCTACTGGCATCGCACTCGCACAGAACTATCCGAACCCCTTCAATCCCGTGACAACAATTTCATATCAGCTTCCAGCGACCGGCCATGTCACCCTCCGCCTCTATAACAACCTGGGCGAATTCGTCGGCACGCTCGTCGATGGAATCCGCAATGCCGGCATGCACTACGAACGCATTTCCGCCGCAGATCTGCCCTCGGGCAACTATATCTATGAATTGAATGCAGATGGCCACACCCTTCGCAAAACCCTGACCGTCATGAGGTAG
- a CDS encoding DUF1059 domain-containing protein gives MGRKYLDCRNTPSVSNCSVAIAADSEDELLEAAVQHAITVHEHEDSPELRAQLRQGMKDGTPPLERS, from the coding sequence ATGGGACGCAAATATCTGGATTGCCGTAACACACCGAGTGTGTCGAACTGTTCGGTGGCAATCGCAGCGGACAGTGAAGATGAGCTTCTCGAAGCCGCGGTGCAGCATGCCATTACAGTGCATGAACATGAAGACAGCCCCGAATTGCGGGCACAGCTTCGTCAGGGTATGAAAGACGGGACACCGCCGCTCGAGCGTAGTTGA
- a CDS encoding panthothenate synthetase, with product MRFMLKVTIPNEEFNAAVKNGSAGKKIQSIMETVQPEAAYFTEEGGYRQAVMIVDIADASKVPSKMEPFYLVFNAEVEARVVMLPEDLQKSGLEEIGKKWG from the coding sequence ATGCGTTTCATGTTGAAAGTCACGATACCGAACGAGGAGTTCAATGCTGCTGTCAAAAACGGTTCTGCCGGCAAGAAGATACAGAGCATTATGGAGACGGTGCAGCCCGAAGCTGCCTACTTTACTGAGGAAGGTGGATATCGTCAGGCGGTGATGATCGTGGATATCGCGGATGCATCAAAAGTTCCATCGAAGATGGAACCGTTTTATCTCGTATTCAATGCAGAGGTGGAAGCCCGGGTAGTCATGCTGCCTGAGGACCTGCAGAAGTCGGGACTGGAAGAAATTGGAAAGAAATGGGGCTGA